One segment of Sporanaerobacter acetigenes DSM 13106 DNA contains the following:
- a CDS encoding dihydroorotate dehydrogenase electron transfer subunit: MDPKYCSGVVSSNTQVYENIYEMKVGENFKGEPGQFYMLRAWDREPFLSRPISISNIEDGTITFLYEVKGKGTELFSKLKSGDSIELLGPLGTGFPLDIEGNVGIIVGGIGIAPMVYLCHELSTKADFYGGFREKSFYMDKIEKNVENLYISTDSGLEGHSGFITEIFKPEKYSSVYTCGPLPMMRIVLDMCIKANVPVYISMERQMACGIGACLGCSILTTSGMKKVCKDGPVFKGEEIVFND, encoded by the coding sequence GTGGATCCAAAGTACTGTAGTGGAGTTGTTTCTTCAAATACTCAAGTCTATGAAAATATATATGAGATGAAAGTAGGAGAGAATTTTAAAGGTGAACCAGGACAATTTTACATGTTGAGAGCTTGGGATAGAGAGCCATTTTTATCAAGACCCATAAGTATATCTAATATTGAAGATGGAACAATAACTTTTTTATATGAAGTGAAAGGAAAGGGTACAGAACTTTTTTCAAAGCTTAAAAGTGGAGATTCTATAGAACTTTTAGGGCCTTTGGGTACAGGCTTTCCACTAGATATTGAAGGAAATGTAGGAATTATAGTAGGAGGTATAGGGATAGCACCTATGGTGTATTTATGTCACGAACTTTCTACTAAAGCGGATTTTTATGGAGGATTTCGTGAAAAATCATTTTATATGGACAAAATAGAAAAGAATGTAGAGAATTTATATATATCTACTGATAGTGGACTTGAAGGACATAGTGGATTTATCACTGAAATCTTTAAGCCTGAGAAATATTCTTCCGTATATACCTGTGGACCATTGCCTATGATGAGAATTGTTTTAGACATGTGTATAAAGGCAAATGTACCTGTGTATATATCAATGGAAAGACAAATGGCTTGTGGTATAGGAGCCTGTTTAGGTTGTAGCATTTTGACTACATCAGGAATGAAAAAGGTGTGTAAGGATGGTCCAGTATTCAAAGGAGAGGAGATTGTTTTCAATGACTAG
- a CDS encoding dihydroorotate dehydrogenase, translated as MTSVEICGVEFKNPVIAASGTFGFGREYEKFYSLSKLGGICTKGLTLYERHGNSGIRIHETIGGLLNSIGLENPGVDAFIEEELPHMEKHDTVIIANVGGSTIEEYIMAVEKLNKTNIPMFELNISCPNVKQGGMAFGIKSDVAFKVVSEVKKVSKKPLVVKLSPNAENIVDMAYRCCEAGADGLSLVNTFSGMAIDIYEKKPVFENTIAGLSGPCIKPIALRMVYEVCSAVDIPVIGIGGIMDYKDAIEFIMAGAYGVQIGSGNFVKPDICLDIISGIEKFMKDEGIKSLEEIRGIIRRRS; from the coding sequence ATGACTAGTGTTGAAATTTGTGGAGTGGAGTTCAAGAACCCTGTTATTGCAGCTTCAGGAACCTTTGGATTTGGGAGAGAATATGAAAAATTTTATTCATTATCAAAATTAGGAGGTATATGTACAAAAGGTCTTACTTTATATGAAAGACATGGAAATAGTGGAATAAGGATACATGAAACTATAGGAGGACTATTAAATAGTATAGGTTTAGAAAATCCAGGAGTTGATGCATTTATAGAAGAAGAATTACCTCACATGGAAAAACATGATACTGTGATTATAGCTAATGTAGGTGGAAGTACTATAGAAGAATACATAATGGCAGTAGAAAAACTAAATAAAACAAATATACCAATGTTTGAACTTAATATATCCTGTCCAAATGTAAAACAAGGTGGAATGGCCTTTGGCATAAAATCAGATGTAGCTTTTAAAGTAGTGAGTGAAGTAAAGAAAGTATCTAAAAAACCTCTTGTTGTAAAACTTTCACCAAATGCAGAAAATATAGTTGATATGGCTTATAGATGTTGCGAAGCTGGTGCAGATGGGCTTTCTCTTGTAAACACATTTAGTGGTATGGCTATAGATATTTATGAGAAAAAACCTGTATTTGAAAATACTATAGCAGGGCTATCGGGACCATGTATAAAACCCATTGCTTTAAGGATGGTCTATGAAGTATGTAGTGCTGTTGATATTCCTGTTATAGGAATAGGTGGTATTATGGATTACAAAGATGCAATAGAATTTATAATGGCTGGAGCATATGGAGTACAAATAGGTAGTGGAAATTTTGTTAAACCTGATATATGTTTAGACATTATCAGTGGAATAGAGAAGTTTATGAAAGATGAAGGAATAAAATCTCTTGAAGAAATAAGAGGTATTATAAGGAGGAGAAGCTAA
- a CDS encoding dihydroorotase, with protein sequence MELLMKGCRLIDWDKDFYGDIYILNGKIEDFGSNLNYDCNTINCEGLAVLPSFIDMHVHFRDPGYTYKEDIYTGSLAALKGGYTFVNLMANTNPICSNMDVVNYVLDKSKELDLIDVHQTVSITKNFDGVSLDHIDKLEKCVKFLSDDGKGVQEEDIMYDALIKARGKGLILIAHEEDESVVNIDSRQSENNMTFRDIELVRKTKSRLHFAHVSTKEAMMGIISAKKEGLPITCEVTPHHIALYDNDYKVNPPIRLIEDINSLISGIKEGFVDVISTDHAPHSHEDKLKGACGISGLETAFSVCYTTLAKNGHISIKKLSELMSKNPGEIVGVNKGKIEKGYDGDLVLVDLEKEIEVDKNTFVSKGKNTPFHKRKYYGEILATVKNGKIKYNGGISFDNR encoded by the coding sequence ATGGAACTTCTGATGAAAGGTTGCAGACTAATTGATTGGGACAAAGATTTTTATGGAGATATTTATATTTTAAATGGAAAAATAGAAGACTTTGGGTCGAACTTAAATTATGATTGCAATACTATAAACTGTGAAGGATTGGCAGTATTGCCATCCTTCATAGATATGCATGTTCACTTTAGAGACCCAGGATATACATATAAAGAAGACATATATACTGGAAGTCTTGCAGCACTAAAAGGTGGATATACATTTGTCAATCTTATGGCAAACACGAATCCTATTTGTAGTAATATGGATGTGGTAAATTATGTACTAGATAAATCTAAAGAATTGGATTTGATAGATGTTCATCAAACTGTTTCTATAACAAAAAATTTTGATGGAGTGTCATTAGACCACATAGACAAATTAGAAAAATGTGTAAAGTTTTTATCTGATGATGGAAAAGGAGTGCAAGAAGAAGATATTATGTATGATGCACTGATAAAAGCAAGGGGAAAAGGCTTAATTCTAATTGCTCATGAAGAAGACGAAAGTGTAGTGAATATAGATAGTAGACAATCTGAAAACAATATGACTTTTAGAGATATAGAACTTGTGAGAAAGACAAAATCAAGGCTTCATTTTGCTCATGTGAGTACGAAAGAAGCTATGATGGGAATAATTTCTGCAAAAAAAGAGGGACTACCTATTACTTGTGAGGTGACTCCACATCATATAGCACTTTATGACAATGATTATAAGGTCAATCCTCCTATAAGGTTAATAGAAGATATAAATTCTTTAATTAGTGGTATAAAAGAAGGATTTGTTGATGTTATATCTACAGACCATGCACCTCATAGTCATGAAGATAAATTAAAAGGAGCTTGTGGAATATCGGGTTTAGAGACTGCTTTTTCTGTATGCTATACTACATTAGCTAAAAATGGCCATATTTCTATAAAAAAATTGTCTGAACTCATGAGTAAAAATCCAGGAGAAATTGTAGGAGTAAATAAAGGGAAAATTGAAAAAGGATATGATGGAGATTTAGTTTTGGTAGATTTAGAAAAAGAAATAGAAGTAGATAAAAATACATTTGTATCTAAAGGCAAAAATACTCCTTTCCATAAAAGAAAATACTATGGAGAAATATTAGCTACTGTTAAAAATGGTAAAATAAAATATAATGGAGGGATAAGTTTTGATAATAGATAG
- the pyrF gene encoding orotidine-5'-phosphate decarboxylase, giving the protein MIIDRLYGEVKNKGNVCVGLDTCLDYVPDNMMDRNASVEDILFEFNKRVIDATIDIVPCYKVQIAFYEAYGLKGMSAYKKTLEYIRNNGSIVIADIKRGDISSTAQMYAKAHFEGDFESDIITLNPYMGFDSIIPYLDYVEKKDKGLFILLRTSNGGAKDIQYLNVNGNEKLYNHVGDKLKEIALKYMGRCGYSSIGAVVGGTHLEEAEEIRNRLDNMFFLIPGYGAQGGKGSDVAHYLKNGNGGVVNSSRGIITAYKKYEDGIEKFDEYIRKAALNMKEDISSGSKVL; this is encoded by the coding sequence TTGATAATAGATAGATTGTATGGGGAAGTAAAAAACAAAGGGAATGTATGCGTAGGATTAGATACTTGTTTAGATTATGTACCTGACAATATGATGGATAGAAATGCTTCAGTAGAAGATATACTATTTGAATTTAACAAAAGAGTAATAGATGCAACTATTGACATTGTTCCATGCTATAAAGTGCAGATTGCATTTTATGAAGCTTATGGATTAAAGGGAATGAGTGCCTATAAGAAAACTCTTGAGTATATAAGAAACAATGGTTCTATAGTTATAGCAGATATAAAAAGAGGAGATATTTCCTCTACAGCACAGATGTATGCAAAAGCTCATTTTGAGGGAGATTTTGAGAGCGATATCATTACGCTAAATCCTTATATGGGTTTTGATAGTATCATACCTTATCTTGACTATGTAGAAAAGAAAGACAAAGGACTGTTTATACTTTTAAGAACTTCTAATGGTGGTGCTAAAGATATTCAATATTTAAATGTAAATGGCAATGAAAAACTATACAATCATGTTGGAGATAAACTTAAAGAAATTGCTTTAAAATATATGGGTAGATGTGGATATAGTTCTATAGGAGCAGTAGTAGGTGGAACTCATTTAGAAGAAGCAGAAGAGATAAGAAATAGACTTGACAATATGTTTTTCTTGATACCAGGATATGGTGCTCAAGGAGGAAAGGGTTCTGATGTGGCTCATTATTTAAAGAATGGAAATGGTGGAGTGGTGAATTCTTCTAGAGGAATAATCACAGCTTATAAGAAATATGAAGATGGAATAGAAAAGTTTGATGAATACATTAGAAAAGCTGCATTGAATATGAAGGAGGACATTTCAAGTGGATCCAAAGTACTGTAG